The Electrophorus electricus isolate fEleEle1 chromosome 4, fEleEle1.pri, whole genome shotgun sequence region CACATAAACTGTTATACAGTGTATTAATAATTCTCATCTTTTTTCCACAGTGACAACGTGTTGCGAAAAGAGGCATGTCAGGAAGCCAGGGTAGgtcatgtttttattagttAACATCCAGCACCTATGTGTCATGTGTATAAAGATGTTCATCAAGGGTCCTGAAAGGAAGAGTCCATCACAAACTTTGTAGTAAACCGATGATTTGAATCAGATATATTTGAATAGGAAAAACACTCAAATGTGCTGGACTTAGGCCTTCGAGGATCAAAATTAGCCATAACTTGTTTAGATTATGAAACATGCTGGCCAATATGTATGGCATGTTAGCGGTCTGAAGCTTACTGTGGCATTGGTTTATACACAGGAATTTGGCCGGAAATTAATTGGGCCTCAGGAGGAAGTTAAGAAGGCCACAGTAATCCTGAATCCTGCAGCAAGCAGAGGGTGCGGGATCATCAGCCTTTCTCACCCGCACAAACCTCTGCTTTGACTGGTTAGTCAAACATTGTGTGGTCATTACTATAAGTAAAATGTGAATCTTCTCCCTTAGAAAAGCCAACAGTCTTTTTGAGAAGAACGCAGCCCCCATTTTACACCTTGCTGGGGTGGAGATCAAAGTCGTAAAGGTATTGGAGCGGCGTATTCACTGTGACATCCTTAAGTATTCATTTgggtatttattatttacaataaatatgtaattctCCTTTATAGACAGATTATGAAGGCCAGGCAAAAAAGCTAATGGAACTTAtggaacagacagacatgttgaTTGTTGCTGGGGGTGATGGAACATTACAGGAGGTACAGTGTAGTTCttctttaaagatttttactCATGTAAAGTGTCTGTGGTTGCGGTTTCATGCCTTATGTTTTGTTTAGGTGATAACCGGCTTGCTAAGAAGAACTGATGAGGTATGTGCTGATGATAAAACTACCTATGTCTGTTAGTAGTATGCACCCATATGTATGCACCTGTTTGTCCTCTTTCGTTTTGATTCAGGAAGCTTTCAGTAAAACTCCCATAGGGTTTATTCCACTGGGCTCTCATAACTCACTCAGCCAAAGCCTGCATCTAGTCACTGACAATAGAGTAAAGTAAGTACTCTTGTTAAATGCTCTGCTTGGAACTGAATTcattttttgtaattaacaGGTGTAATCCTAAACTGAGTTGACTCGATCGTTATAAAAATAAGCCTCTTGAGTCTTTAGCACTGATTGGCCAGGATGGCCCAGGATGCACAATTGACCGAATCCATTTAAGGTGTGCAAATATAAATATGGTTTTCAgatgcatcacttcagccacgcTGTCCATTCTGAAAGGGGAGACACTGCCACTGGATGTCCTACAGATAAAGGTTAGCACACTGATACAGTCTGCTGTCCAAAGGGTCATTCATAGGCATCTCTCACTTatcttgtatttattttgttgctcCATTGTCAGGGTGACAAGGAGCAACCTGTCTTTGCACTCTTGGGTTTACGCTGGGGTTCATTCCGTGATGTTGCATCATCCATCAGCAAGTAGGTTGTCAAAATTTGAATAGGAaatgtttacagtattttcaaagtattgtataaatgttttaaaaatgtgtctttCATTGAAAATGTGTTCTCTACTTCTTTGCATTAAGATATTGGTACCTTGGTCCTTTGAAAACTCAAGCTGCGCATTGGTTTAGTACACTATGGGTAGGTATCTTGTAATGTATATTTGTTGATACATTAGGTATATTGCCCTGTAGTGTTCAATGTTTTGAATGCGAAACCAACAAAATGTTGTCCCGGGTCTTAGGAGTGGCCACAGACCCGTCATGCTTCACTCGCATATCTGCCTCCTGTTCCTCGACCTCCAGACCTACCTGCTGAGAAGCTCTCAAGACCCAACTTGCTTTACCGCATTTATCGCAGGCTTCAAAACTACTGGAACCCTCCTGTAGAAGGTAGagctgcagtgtttctgtgatgttttgGCACATGCTGAAAGCCTGAAATGTcattatggtgtgtgtttgtgattggtTCAGAGCCTCCTGCAGACGAGGAACCAGCACACTGGGAAGAAAAGCAGATCTCCACCCTGGAActcacaatatacacacacaacaggaaCCCTGTAAAAAGAGTGAGGTTCTTAAATGATGATTATTTTTGACAGTGCTGTATGACCACAatttataaacatgtatatgtTCATAAATGCATAGACTACAGTCCACAAAtgttctctccatctgtttcctTCCAACAGCGTCCAGACGATTCTCTGGTGCTGTCTGTAGAACCAGACACAGTTGGGATTGGCCAGTTCATCAGAGATGggtaaataatttaatttactatttatatatattttgatttgtAGAAAAATTGTCTTAGGTTATTCAAGGGCCATTTTTGTTGAGTGGGTGCTTATTATTAAGGTGGCTTATGGTCGTCTTCATGTATGCTTTGTGCAATTATGGCAGGACTAAGAAAGCTGAAGAACCACTGGTATGCACAGACAACGCAGTTCAGACAGAGGCCAGTGTGTGCCATCTCAATTTGCCCCGTGTAAGTAGAAATCGATTTTCTGAAGAGTTTGAAAatctattcatttattaattactCATTATAAGACTATGTGCCGGTAGGACTGTGTTATAACCTCATTCAAATGCCATAGTGACTCTTAGCAAGCCCCTTAAATTCATTGCTATGTTGCTCCTTTCCACAGGAGGGTGCTGGCTTTTATGACATCGACAATGAAGAATTTGAAGCCATGCCAGTGGAAGTGAGGCTGTTGCCACGGAAACTGAGGTTCTTTTGCAGCAAAGAGCGCAAAGAAGAGCTGGCTCATGCAAATTGAAGACAGTGCTTACCATCACGTATGTAAGGGAGAAAACCCACTGGGGCCCTGGTTACTACCTTAATTTCTCTGTTAAGATGCTAATTCCAGACCATCACAGCTTTATTATGATCTCTCAAATGAGCTTTTCAATGATGCTATTAATACTTGTCCAGAATGCTGAATAGCTTATTCTATAGAAAGCAAAATCATCAGTGTATGTATGAGTACACAAGTACCTGCCAGGCCCGTCAAAACAGAGCACCACAGCAGGCATCCCATCATGTCAGTGGTTTATATGAGGCTTCTGAGGAAGTTGCTgtggaggaagggaggaagCACCACTTTGAAACTGCGTAcacccattaaaaaaaagaccactttcttttttcctttacagTGAAAATGTACTACATGCTGTCTAACTTGCCATATTAAAACATCTGCCCACAACACATAAGAAATGTAGTCGTTAAATGTTTTTTGGGACACTAACAAAGTCACCAGCAAATATAAACCAGTAAAGAGAAACATCAGTAACGAGAACCGTTTATTTCAAAATGGCAGTAAATAAGATCCAGTGGCTTTAGACCAAGACACATGCTGTTGCAGTCTGTGGTGCGACAGAGGGAACTCTTCAACTAGTGCCGATGTGAGCTGAGTAGAACTCCAcattcctcctctgtgtgtgtcacaatCACTGACCCATTTTAATGCttagtcaaaaacaaaaacagttttagCATCCATACATGTGAGGATTCCACCTACGCAAATATGTTAGATGATTTCTTGCTATACATTCCTTGATGTGGATGAAACCAGAATACTACTCGTTTAAGTTAAAGCAATAAAGCAAGAGGGATACACTTGCTAAGAACATGACAGAGATAAATTCACATTTCAGCCTCAGAACATCTATTGACAAATTTTCACAGCAATTGCATGTTAATTGAAATCTtaatttagctttttaaaaaaaccaaaacaaaaaaaaaaggaaagatcaGATAAAACCCTCTCCTTTCCATCTCAAGTCAAATAAGTGCCTGCACTCATTAACACAAAACCTACAACATTTTTGTGATTCTTAGATTCTTAGAGAAGCCAGTGTCCTTAATGAATATTTATGTCTGTAGGGTCTTCTGCAAAATTCCACACATCAGAGGAACTGTGTAGCCCAGTAGAGAGCTCACCCAGAGGGGTGGGGACTGTTGGAATCTGGGTTAAGTGCTAACACGTCAACCAAGGCCAGAGCCACACAATGGCAACTCTGTTAGTCAAGGGCTACATTTGCACCCTTGTAGCCATGCCATCACTATTAACGATCACGGGGTTGGCTTGTCCTTCATGGATTACAATACAGGGTCATCCCAATTTAATTGATAAGCAGGTGCTGtccaaataaaaatgcaaccccccccccccagtatcCACTGACCCAGCCACTCAAATGTAATCTAGCTCTGCTGAAAAGTGCCAGAATATAGCACTGCCCATCGCAAACGTATTTCAAAACACAGAACCCAAGCTTACCCATACAATACAGACAATGAAAGCCTTTAAAGAGTAATTCAGCATTTACTGAGGACTCATTGATAGAATCACATTAATTCACCTGCTGCCCCCATCCCgagatttaaatgaaaacaacttGAAAGCATTACCATACGCATCCATGTTGATGTGCACTAGGTCTGCATGGCGCAGCAAAAATGTACAATAACTTACAATCGATACCAATAGTGACAACAGAAAAAAGCCCTATACAGCACAAATACTTATACCTGCCCTCTGTGTCATTAGTGTTCAAGCAATAGACAAATGATGATGATATATTAATTTATGATACGTCATATTATAAGGGACCAAATGAGGATTCTAGAGCAGATACACCTGGTGAGCCTGAACAGAATCAGAGAGATGAATCAAGAATCAAAAATGAATCAGATAATCCCAGTGAGGTGGCTCATGACAGTTCCAACTCACGCCATTGTCAAAACTAATGTCACCTGCAAGATTTAGCCCCATGTCTTTTGAGGCTAATCTGGGCAACCCAGCTCTAGAGAGTTCAAGGGTTCAGCAGTACACACCACATTCAAAGAGCTGCTTGAAATGTGTAATGGAACCTACAGTAGTAGATATGTCAGTCTTCCATGTCATTTTCAGTATGAACAACAAAAAGTGAGCAAGAGTACAGCCAAAGTCATTGTCGTTGTGGAGACCTTTTGGAACATTCAGCTgatgactttttaaatgtttgattagGACTCTGATATATTGTGTAGCCATACATTTCTGTGCTCAAATGTATCCTTTTTCCTCACAATGTGAAGTCTGTACATTAGGTCCAGATATAATGTCTGACAAAAGCCAAAAACCATCAATGCTGAAAGAGAAGCCAAGTCAACCATATGGAGACTTGGTTTTTGtgaggaaaacaacaacaacaacaacaacaacaacaacaacatatcaATCACCACACCAAACGTATGCATGTGACAAAACCTGGTGTCCCACTTACAATGAGACTCATGAGTAAGCTAAATAAATACCACAGAAGAATATGAAATATCTCCCCCAATACAATGAGTCTAATTGGGTGTTCAAACAGATTATTCCACAATTCAACTGTGAGaattgttgttgctgtgtggCAGATGCTGCCTTGCCATTTACCTCGTGCCACCAGACAGGAAACCAGGAGTGCACAAGGATGAAAGAGGCTCCACTGCTGGACTGCTTTACTTTTATTCTGTGTGGCCCAGGTGACACACACTGGAAATTCAGCAGGGGACTTTACATCTGTTCCCCAAAACACTGCTGGCTAGAAGAACAGAGTCACAATTTGAGCTCCACACAATGACAGGCAGGaacaaagagacacagagaggtgttttgtcattatttttgaGGATGTGAGAGTAGGCGTAGCAGTGGAAAAAACCTAGGGAAGGATATGGAGAatacacgcacagacacacacaagtagaCAACAGACATCAGAGAGGGTGTAAAGGCATCAGAGTACAGCAAAGCCTGCAGAGGGTCAGCGCCCTGGAGCGTTGGCAGTGTCAGGGGGTTCCAGCGGTGCGGCCAGGGCTCAGTACTGGCTCCTGAGGCACCCGGGCCGGGCCagaagagaaaaagataaacagagaggagagtagagtCAGGCAATATGTTCCAGCCAAGTTAGGCTACGGGCTCCAGAGAGAGCAACAgtgattagagagagagggggggggggggagcggaggagagagcagaagcCTCTCTGGCCTTACGGGCAGCAGGGATTGTCGATAACCAGCATGACATCAATGCCATAGACCTCCAGCAGATCCACCAGGAAACCACGGTCACCCTGTGGATCCAATCCCATGGCCCGCATATGGTCAGCGGTCAGTGTGGGATCAGCACTCCCTGCTACCTCCGACAGGGTCTGGAAAATGCGGTTGTTCTGCTCCATAAAGAACCTGCATGGGGGTGAGGTTGGATTCCTTACACACTGTCTGCTTTAGAATTAGAATCAATAAtgcatctaaaaataaaagccaGTAGGTTTCAGTTAGCATAGCAGGAAATTGCTAATTGccctgtgtgcgtttgtgcgcgtGT contains the following coding sequences:
- the agk gene encoding acylglycerol kinase, mitochondrial, producing the protein MARVMKVLRTLRNHWKKSTFAVCVLSYGGHWLYGKHCDNVLRKEACQEAREFGRKLIGPQEEVKKATVILNPAASRGKANSLFEKNAAPILHLAGVEIKVVKTDYEGQAKKLMELMEQTDMLIVAGGDGTLQEVITGLLRRTDEEAFSKTPIGFIPLGSHNSLSQSLHLVTDNRVKCITSATLSILKGETLPLDVLQIKGDKEQPVFALLGLRWGSFRDVASSISKYWYLGPLKTQAAHWFSTLWEWPQTRHASLAYLPPVPRPPDLPAEKLSRPNLLYRIYRRLQNYWNPPVEEPPADEEPAHWEEKQISTLELTIYTHNRNPVKRRPDDSLVLSVEPDTVGIGQFIRDGTKKAEEPLVCTDNAVQTEASVCHLNLPREGAGFYDIDNEEFEAMPVEVRLLPRKLRFFCSKERKEELAHAN